Proteins encoded in a region of the Raphanus sativus cultivar WK10039 unplaced genomic scaffold, ASM80110v3 Scaffold1206, whole genome shotgun sequence genome:
- the LOC108856778 gene encoding glycolate oxidase 2: MEITNVTEYEAIAKEKLPKMVYDYYASGAEDQWTLKENRNAFARILFRPRILIDVSKIDMTTTVLGFKISMPIMVAPTAMQKMAHPEGEYATARAASAAGTIMTLSSWATSSVEEVASTGPGIRFFQLYVYKNRKVVEQLVRRAEKAGFKAIALTVDTPRLGRRESDIKNRFTLPPNLTLKNFEGLDLGKMDEANDSGLASYVAGQIDRTLSWKDVQWLQTITSMPILVKGVLTGEDARIAIQAGAAGIIVSNHGARQLDYVPATISALEEVVKATQGRVPVFLDGGVRRGTDVFKALALGASGIFIGRPVVFSLAAEGETGVRKVLQMLRDEFELTMALSGCRSLSEITRNHIITEWETPRHLPRL, encoded by the exons ATGGAGATCACAAACGTAACCGAGTATGAAGCCATCGCAAAGGAGAAGCTGCCTAAGATGGTATACGACTACTATGCCTCTGGTGCAGAAGACCAGTGGACTCTTAAAGAGAACAGGAACGCTTTCGCAAGGATCCT CTTTCGTCCTAGGATTCTGATTGATGTGAGCAAGATTGATATGACAACAACCGTCTTGGGATTCAAGATCTCCATGCCAATCATGGTTGCTCCTACTGCCATGCAAAAGATGGCTCACCCGGAAG GGGAATATGCTACGGCTAGAGCTGCATCTGCTGCTGGAACCATCATG ACCCTCTCTTCATGGGCTACTTCCAGCGTTGAAGAAGTTGCTTCCACAGGTCCAGGGATCAGATTCTTCCAGCTCTAT GTATACAAGAACAGGAAAGTGGTTGAACAGCTTGTGAGAAGAGCCGAGAAAGCTGGATTCAAAGCCATTGCTCTCACTGTAGACACCCCAAGGCTAGGTCGCAGAGAGTCTGATATCAAGAACAG GTTCACTTTGCCTCCAAACTTGACATTGAAGAACTTTGAAGGTCTTGACCTTGGAAAGATGGATGAG GCAAATGACTCTGGCTTGGCTTCATATGTTGCTGGTCAAATTGACCGTACCTTGAGCTGGAAG GATGTGCAGTGGCTCCAGACAATCACCAGCATGCCAATTCTTGTCAAGGGTGTTCTTACAGGAGAGGATG CAAGGATAGCGATTCAAGCTGGAGCAGCAGGGATCATTGTGTCAAACCATGGAGCTCGCCAGCTTGACTATGTCCCAGCCACTATCTCAGCACTTGAAGAG GTTGTTAAAGCGACACAAGGACGAGTTCCTGTCTTCTTAGATGGTGGTGTTCGACGTGGCACTGATGTCTTCAAGGCACTTGCACTTGGAGCCTCAGGGATATTT ATTGGAAGACCAGTGGTATTCTCACTTGCTGCTGAAGGAGAAACTGGAGTTAGAAAAGTGCTTCAAATGCTACGTGATGAGTTCGAGCTAACCATGGCGTTAAGTGGGTGCAGGTCTCTCAGCGAGATCACACGTAACCACATTATCACAGAGTGGGAAACTCCACGCCATTTGCCTAGGTTATAG
- the LOC130503886 gene encoding glycolate oxidase 1-like, protein MDSSREQIPVFLDGGVRHGADVFKALAFGASGIFIGRPVVFSLAAEGEAGVRKVLQMLRDEFELTMALSGCRSLKEITRNHITT, encoded by the exons ATGGACTCTTCAAGAGAACAGATTCCTGTCTTCTTGGATGGTGGTGTTCGACATGGCGCTGATGTCTTCAAGGCACTTGCATTTGGAGCCTCAGGGATATTT ATTGGAAGACCAGTGGTATTCTCACTCGCTGCTGAAGGAGAGGCTGGAGTTAGAAAGGTGCTTCAAATGCTGCGTGATGAGTTCGAGCTGACCATGGCGTTAAGTGGGTGCCGGTCTCTCAAGGAAATCACCCGTAACCACATTACCACCTAA